Proteins co-encoded in one Gouania willdenowi chromosome 1, fGouWil2.1, whole genome shotgun sequence genomic window:
- the marf1 gene encoding meiosis regulator and mRNA stability factor 1 isoform X1 produces MMEGQGKERSMKPFQWPSQPQPEAPSLLWKLKDCFSTNETKTTTSPHRTSPQSDCMENRKAVLELKDVPPPPCHTPSSQSFSLPRLSLPSPCLLPPPPPHQLTQDSHRLQQPPSLQKQEVDGPTVSMCTHCSPGGCRLNSSVPLYMIQASRGVPVSVASTVYQSKPNVSYSSSGGEVLDSYKPQVSSSVTTSQPCSSDPYLPHYSGLQHTYPLVALQQSLHPSSLPSASSFPVSLHDSCLGSSGLYTCGGDCSPSARRSQGNALSDHTANTTVTSTAHHFANPMHVHAQCTVSVKGAHNYRECCLKPLNGRISESDQGWPKVPLPPTASIPIPLCNGCGTSSEGFVCMSSTSVSKTGPKYGSHESSGPENIPPVGVFWDIENCSVPSGRSAAAVVQRIRSRFFQGHREAEFICVCDISKENKAVIQELNNCQVTVAHINATAKNAADDKLRQCLRRFAETHTAPATVVLVSSDVNFASELSDLRHRHGFQVILVHGNYTSSALLQHAHTHVTFQEVTANLPIRMTPKVQPSFNLLYVYNLPFIIDKRQRNAVKVRLRRLSDNCGGRVLSLSQGMAVLSFSSPEAAARASKRMENEDVFGHRISLSFFPRPKPEFAPRPHHLPPPRVYHTQEPVQTPPQFVPSFSYLPLVNLRSPRRPRRRARLSVYTPERPYSPRRGCSGPPGGAPAKPRQEAGTSEDRVRLVLSHLEKGNNASSVHQSNGETGMQEPPPKSGLVGKPIHRNRDGSSPRKISESSVERGERKAADFQMSTPSAFNKLNLQRSFSPLVLSQSSWSSRSASPCLSSRSSPLLATPRSPKDSLQPFSGGAEIQVSNLDYRMSRKDLQRILHDTFSRHGQVKSLELSPHTDYQLKATVQMSSLQQAISAVSGLHRYKIGCKRIHVSLITGGCNKSLALFSTEIICILQDAPANCLPLFKFTEIYEKKYSRKLMVNDLYRLPELVAVREQGGSRLVCLLSTSQIRQSPLGSSLSQDCSSSASGSPVVFQELEYHEPVCRDHYAQQDFSEADFDPDSYKIPFVKTSLSTLASEVHSLLQSHEGTLPLLSFPDCYAAQFCPMQLVSESLDGGIPLEHLITCVPSITIVTAQNGFKVIKWIHNKPPAQNSEPWVYHCKSPVGNPQLIQFSREIIDLLRSQPSCLMPISKFIPSYHHHFAKQCRVSDYGFSKLLDLLEAVPHVLQILGMGTKRLLTLTHRAQVKRFTQDLLKLLKFQASKQVAIRDFMQAYHWCFSRDWRVTDYGVCDLKDLLTEIPDTTITITDQASDMVISVPKRERTVEEMERTKQFGKEVVDLLRHQPHCRMLFSKFIPTYHHHFGRQCKLSYYGFTKLMDLFEAIPDILMVLECGEEKLLTLTEVEQIKALAAQLVKLLRAQKSSSLPVSQLLPEYSKTFGYGLRLQDYDANSLLALLHKLCHVVKVVDGSEGREVQLINRKSLRLLTSQLLSLLMSQEEDQVSEGLQVDELSHRYKCVHGSLLNPCEYGFLSLSELLKSLPYLVELYLKECDVNGETGTSTSSSGHGMEWVRLTRLYQFARHVRALLHTYHYNQIFMTEFQGAYGKFVGRSLEPRFYGHTSTDELLNAIPQVVWIKGHGQKRIIVLKNDMKAKPSCSLPNSPRPGGEFTDSPRDSPISTSTSEAQSSGGDIASDSELLYLNTHEDLLCGPVPSCLPSPQLHPDPVVPQQNDLIHFEEKSLPRSTSSESDEPQTSEDNVSDHHEEQSSSEFSILKSPPTSTVNSPNRRTSRSRIRLAANFSFTAAP; encoded by the exons ATGATGGAAGGACAGGGAAAGGAGAGATCCATGAAGCCATTTCAATGGCCCAGTCAGCCCCAACCCGAGGCCCCGAGTCTGTTATGGAAACTCAAGGACTGCTTCTCCACTAATGAAACTAAAACTACAACTTCCCCTCATCGGACCAGCCCACAA AGCGATTGCATGGAGAACAGAAAAGCTGTGCTGGAGCTGAAAGATGTCCCTCCTCCTCCATGCCACACTCCCTCCTCCCAGTCTTTTTCTTTGCCCCGGCTCTCTTTGCCTTCTCCCTGCTTGCTACCGCCACCGCCCCCTCATCAGCTTACACAAGACTCCCACCGTCTCCAGCAGCCCCCCTCCCTgcagaaacaggaagtggatgGCCCTACAGTAAGCATGTGCACCCACTGCAGCCCTGGAGGTTGTCGGTTAAACAGCAGCGTTCCACTTTATATGATCCAAGCATCACGAGGAGTGCCTGTTTCTGTAGCCTCCACTGTTTATCAGAGTAAACCAAATGTAAGCTATAGTAGTAGTGGAGGGGAGGTTTTAGATTCTTACAAACCTCAGGTGTCCTCTTCAGTAACTACCTCTCAGCCCTGTTCCTCAGACCCCTACCTCCCCCACTACTCGGGGCTTCAGCACACCTATCCACTTGTTGCGCTTCAGCAGAGTTTGCACCCTTCCTCTCTCCCCTCTGCTTCTTCTTTCCCCGTGTCACTGCATGACTCATGCTTGGGTTCTTCGGGATTGTACACCTGTGGTGGGGATTGCAGCCCGTCTGCCAGAAGATCCCAGGGAAACGCACTGAGCGATCACACAGCCAACACCACCGTTACTAGCACTGCACACCACTTTGCTAATCCTATGCACGTCCATGCACAATGCACGGTGTCTGTGAAGGGAGCTCACAACTACCGGGAGTGCTGTTTGAAG CCTCTGAATGGTCGGATCTCAGAGTCGGACCAGGGGTGGCCAAAGGTTCCTCTTCCTCCGACTGCTTCCATACCCATTCCTCTTTGTAACGGCTGTGGCACGTCCTCTGAAGGCTTTGTTTGCATGTCGTCAACATCCGTGAGCAAGACTGGACCAAAATACG gttCACATGAAAGCAGTGGCCCAGAGAACATTCCTCCTGTGGGTGTATTTTGGGACATTGAGAACTGTAGTGTTCCCAGTGGGCGCTCTGCTGCAGCTGTGGTCCAGCGCATCAGAAGCCGTTTCTTTCAGGGTCACCGTGAGGCAGAATTTATTTGCGTTTGTGACATAAGCAAAGAGAACAAAGCTGTCATCCAGGAGCTCAACAACTGCCAG GTCACTGTCGCACATATTAACGCCACGGCCAAGAACGCAGCAGATGACAAGCTTCGCCAGTGTTTGAGACGCTTTGCTGAGACCCACACTGCCCCTGCAACTGTTGTCTTGGTATCCT CTGATGTGAATTTTGCAAGTGAATTGAGTGACCTTCGTCATCGCCATGGCTTTCAAGTCATTCTGGTCCACGGCAACTATACGTCTTCAGCGCTGCTACAGCATGCTCACACCCATGTGACCTTTCAAGAAGTTACAGCTAACCTACCGATACGTATGACTCCTAAAGTGCAG CCCAGTTTCAACCTCCTCTATGTGTACAACCTCCCTTTCATCATTGACAAGAGACAGCGAAATGCCGTGAAGGTCAGGCTCCGCCGCCTGTCAGACAACTGTGGGGGCAGAGTGCTGAGCCTGTCCCAAGGCATGGCGGTCCTCAGTTTCAGCAGCCCAGAGGCTGCTGCACGTGCCTCCAAGCGAATGGAAAACGAGGACGTGTTCGGCCATCGAATCAGCCTCTCCTTCTTCCCACGACCCAAGCCCGAGTTTGCTCCTCGGCCTCATCACTTGCCTCCACCCCGGGTCTATCACACCCAGGAACCCGTGCAGACCCCTCCCCAGTTCGTGCCCTCTTTTTCCTACCTGCCTCTGGTGAATCTCAGGTCACCCAGGAGGCCACGGCGGCGGGCTCGCCTCTCGGTCTACACCCCTGAAAGGCCCTACAGCCCCAGGAGGGGGTGCAGTGGGCCCCCCGGTGGTGCTCCAGCCAAACCCCGTCAG GAGGCAGGTACATCAGAGGACAGGGTCCGATTGGTGCTTTCTCACCTGGAGAAAGGAAACAACGCTTCCTCTGTGCATCAAAGTAACGGGGAGACTGGGATGCAGGAGCCACCCCCCAAGTCTGGTCTCGTGGGGAAACCTATTCACAGGAACAG AGATGGATCTAGTCCTCGGAAAATAAGTGAATCTTCAGTGGAACGAGGGGAAAGAAAGGCGGCGGACTTCCAGATGAGCACGCCATCCGCCTTCAACAAGTTGAACCTGCAGAGGAGCTTCAGTCCCCTCGTCTTGTCTCAGAGCTCCTGGTCCTCCAG GAGTGCGTCCCCTTGCCTCTCGAGTCGCTCGTCCCCTCTGCTCGCTACCCCACGCAGTCCTAAAGATTCTCTTCAGCCTTTCTCAGGGGGGGCAGAAATCCAGGTTTCCAACCTGGACTACAGGATGTCACGCAAGGATCTGCAGCGGATACTTCACGACACCTTCTCCAGACATGGACAG GTAAAATCTTTGGAGCTCAGTCCTCACACTGACTACCAGCTGAAGGCAACGGTTCAGATGTCGTCCCTGCAGCAGGCCATTAGCGCCGTTAGCGGTTTGCATCGCTACAAGATCGGATGCAAACGCATTCATGTGTCTCTAATCACTGGTGGCTGCAATAAATCTCTTGCTTTGTTCAG caCTGAAATCATCTGCATTCTTCAGGATGCACCAGCTAACTGCCTCCCACTGTTCAAGTTCACAGAAATTTATGAAAAGAA GTATTCCCGTAAACTTATGGTCAACGATCTCTACCGCCTCCCTGAGTTGGTGGCTGTGCGTGAACAGGGCGGCTCGAGACTCGTGTGCCTTCTCTCCACCAGCCAAATACGTCAGAGTCCTCTGGGGTCGTCACTGTCTCAGGATTGTTCCTCCTCCGCTAGCGGGAGCCCCGTAGTCTTCCAGGAGCTGGAGTATCACGAGCCAGTCTGCAGAGACCACTACGCTCAGCAGGACTTCAG TGAAGCTGATTTTGATCCAGACTCGTATAAAATCCCTTTTGTTAAGACGTCTCTGAGCACGTTGGCGTCTGAGGTTCACAGTCTCCTGCAGTCACATGAAGGCACCCTTCCACTGCTCAG tTTTCCAGACTGCTATGCTGCACAGTTCTGCCCTATGCAGCTTGTAAGCGAGTCTTTGGATGGCGGCATTCCTCTGGAGCATCTGATCACCTGTGTGCCCAGTATTACTATAGTCACGGCtcaaaatgggttcaaagtgatcAAGTGGATCCACAATAAGCCTCCGGCTCAAAACTCTG AGCCGTGGGTTTACCACTGCAAAAGCCCCGTCGGCAACCCACAGCTCATTCAGTTCAGTCGGGAGATTATTGACCTGCTCAGGAGTCAGCCATCATGTCTCATGCCAATCAGTAAATTCATACCTTCCTATCATCACCACTTTGCCAAACAGTGCCGCGTTTCTGATTATGGCTTCTCCAAACTGTTGGATCTTCTAGAAGCCGTGCCACACGTCCTGCAG ATCCTTGGAATGGGTACGAAGCGTTTACTGACTCTGACTCACCGAGCTCAAGTGAAGCGTTTCACTCAAGATTTGCTCAAACTGCTGAAATTTCAAGCCAGCAAACAAGTAGCGATCAGAGACTTCATGCAGGCGTACCACTG GTGCTTCTCCAGAGACTGGAGGGTAACGGACTACGGCGTGTGTGACTTGAAAGACTTGCTGACTGAGATACCAgacaccaccatcaccatcacagaCCAGGCCTCAGACATGGTCATTTCTGTCCCTAAGAGAG AGCGTACAGTGGAGGAAATGGAGCGAACGAAGCAGTTTGGTAAGGAGGTGGTGGACCTGCTCCGTCACCAGCCTCACTGTCGAATGCTCTTCAGTAAGTTCATCCCCACCTACCACCATCACTTTGGACGTCAGTGCAAGCTCAGCTACTACGGCTTCACCAAACTGATGGATCTGTTTGAAGCCATTCCTGATATCCTGATG GTGTTGGAGTGTGGTGAGGAGAAGCTGTTGACTCTGACGGAGGTGGAGCAGATCAAGGCTCTGGCGGCTCAGCTGGTTAAATTACTGCGGGCTCAGAAAAGCTCCAGCCTTCCCGTCAGCCAGCTGCTCCCTGAATACAGCAAGACCTTTGGCTACGGCCTACGCCTGCAGGACTACGACGCTAACTCCCTGCTAGCTCTGCTGCACAAACTCTGTCATGTTGTCAAG GTGGTGGACGGCTCTGAGGGTCGAGAAGTGCAGCTGATCAACAGGAAGTCTCTGCGGCTGTTGACGTCCCAGCTTCTGTCTCTGCTCATGTCCCAGGAGGAGGATCAGGTCAGCGAAGGCCTGCAGGTGGATGAGCTGAGCCATCGTTACAAGTGTGTGCACGGATCCCTGCTCAACCCATGTGAATATGGGTTCCTCTCCCTCAGCGAGCTACTCAAGAGTCTGCCCTACCTCGTGGAG CTCTACCTTAAAGAATGTGATGTAAACGGTGAGACTGGAACCAGCACCAGCAGCAGTGGTCACGGCATGGAGTGGGTCAGACTGACCCGGCTCTACCAGTTTGCCCGTCACGTGCGAGCATTGCTCCACACCTACCACTACAACCAGATCTTCATGACTGAGTTCCAGGGAGCCTACGGCAAATTTGTTGGACGAAGCCTCGAGCCACGTTTTTACGGCCACACCAGCACAGATGAGCTGCTCAATGCCATCCCACAG GTAGTCTGGATTAAAGGGCACGGCCAGAAGAGGATTATCGTTCTGAAAAACGATATGAAAG CAAAGCCGAGCTGTTCCCTCCCCAACAGCCCCCGACCAGGAGGAGAGTTCACAGACAGTCCCAGAGACAGTCCCATCAGCACTTCCACGTCTGAAGCTCAGAGCTCAG GTGGTGATATTGCTTCAGATTCAGAGCTTTTGTATCTGAACACACACGAGGACCTGCTGTGTGGTCCCGTACCTTCCTGTTTGCCCTCGCCTCAACTCCACCCCGACCCTGTTGTTCCTCAGCAGAACGACCTGATTCACTTTGAGGAAAAATCTCTCCCACGTTCAACATCATCGG aGAGTGATGAGCCACAGACGTCTGAGGACAATGTATCAGATCATCACGAGGAGCAAAGCAGCTCTGAATTCTCCATCCTCAAATCTCCCCCGACCTCCACCGTGAACAGTCCCAATAGGAGAACGTCACGCAGCAGAATCCGACTGGCCGCTAACTTCTCCTTCACAGCGGCCccctga
- the marf1 gene encoding meiosis regulator and mRNA stability factor 1 isoform X2, protein MMEGQGKERSMKPFQWPSQPQPEAPSLLWKLKDCFSTNETKTTTSPHRTSPQSDCMENRKAVLELKDVPPPPCHTPSSQSFSLPRLSLPSPCLLPPPPPHQLTQDSHRLQQPPSLQKQEVDGPTVSMCTHCSPGGCRLNSSVPLYMIQASRGVPVSVASTVYQSKPNVSYSSSGGEVLDSYKPQVSSSVTTSQPCSSDPYLPHYSGLQHTYPLVALQQSLHPSSLPSASSFPVSLHDSCLGSSGLYTCGGDCSPSARRSQGNALSDHTANTTVTSTAHHFANPMHVHAQCTVSVKGAHNYRECCLKPLNGRISESDQGWPKVPLPPTASIPIPLCNGCGTSSEGFVCMSSTSVSKTGPKYGSHESSGPENIPPVGVFWDIENCSVPSGRSAAAVVQRIRSRFFQGHREAEFICVCDISKENKAVIQELNNCQVTVAHINATAKNAADDKLRQCLRRFAETHTAPATVVLVSSDVNFASELSDLRHRHGFQVILVHGNYTSSALLQHAHTHVTFQEVTANLPIRMTPKVQEAGTSEDRVRLVLSHLEKGNNASSVHQSNGETGMQEPPPKSGLVGKPIHRNRDGSSPRKISESSVERGERKAADFQMSTPSAFNKLNLQRSFSPLVLSQSSWSSRSASPCLSSRSSPLLATPRSPKDSLQPFSGGAEIQVSNLDYRMSRKDLQRILHDTFSRHGQVKSLELSPHTDYQLKATVQMSSLQQAISAVSGLHRYKIGCKRIHVSLITGGCNKSLALFSTEIICILQDAPANCLPLFKFTEIYEKKYSRKLMVNDLYRLPELVAVREQGGSRLVCLLSTSQIRQSPLGSSLSQDCSSSASGSPVVFQELEYHEPVCRDHYAQQDFSEADFDPDSYKIPFVKTSLSTLASEVHSLLQSHEGTLPLLSFPDCYAAQFCPMQLVSESLDGGIPLEHLITCVPSITIVTAQNGFKVIKWIHNKPPAQNSEPWVYHCKSPVGNPQLIQFSREIIDLLRSQPSCLMPISKFIPSYHHHFAKQCRVSDYGFSKLLDLLEAVPHVLQILGMGTKRLLTLTHRAQVKRFTQDLLKLLKFQASKQVAIRDFMQAYHWCFSRDWRVTDYGVCDLKDLLTEIPDTTITITDQASDMVISVPKRERTVEEMERTKQFGKEVVDLLRHQPHCRMLFSKFIPTYHHHFGRQCKLSYYGFTKLMDLFEAIPDILMVLECGEEKLLTLTEVEQIKALAAQLVKLLRAQKSSSLPVSQLLPEYSKTFGYGLRLQDYDANSLLALLHKLCHVVKVVDGSEGREVQLINRKSLRLLTSQLLSLLMSQEEDQVSEGLQVDELSHRYKCVHGSLLNPCEYGFLSLSELLKSLPYLVELYLKECDVNGETGTSTSSSGHGMEWVRLTRLYQFARHVRALLHTYHYNQIFMTEFQGAYGKFVGRSLEPRFYGHTSTDELLNAIPQVVWIKGHGQKRIIVLKNDMKAKPSCSLPNSPRPGGEFTDSPRDSPISTSTSEAQSSGGDIASDSELLYLNTHEDLLCGPVPSCLPSPQLHPDPVVPQQNDLIHFEEKSLPRSTSSESDEPQTSEDNVSDHHEEQSSSEFSILKSPPTSTVNSPNRRTSRSRIRLAANFSFTAAP, encoded by the exons ATGATGGAAGGACAGGGAAAGGAGAGATCCATGAAGCCATTTCAATGGCCCAGTCAGCCCCAACCCGAGGCCCCGAGTCTGTTATGGAAACTCAAGGACTGCTTCTCCACTAATGAAACTAAAACTACAACTTCCCCTCATCGGACCAGCCCACAA AGCGATTGCATGGAGAACAGAAAAGCTGTGCTGGAGCTGAAAGATGTCCCTCCTCCTCCATGCCACACTCCCTCCTCCCAGTCTTTTTCTTTGCCCCGGCTCTCTTTGCCTTCTCCCTGCTTGCTACCGCCACCGCCCCCTCATCAGCTTACACAAGACTCCCACCGTCTCCAGCAGCCCCCCTCCCTgcagaaacaggaagtggatgGCCCTACAGTAAGCATGTGCACCCACTGCAGCCCTGGAGGTTGTCGGTTAAACAGCAGCGTTCCACTTTATATGATCCAAGCATCACGAGGAGTGCCTGTTTCTGTAGCCTCCACTGTTTATCAGAGTAAACCAAATGTAAGCTATAGTAGTAGTGGAGGGGAGGTTTTAGATTCTTACAAACCTCAGGTGTCCTCTTCAGTAACTACCTCTCAGCCCTGTTCCTCAGACCCCTACCTCCCCCACTACTCGGGGCTTCAGCACACCTATCCACTTGTTGCGCTTCAGCAGAGTTTGCACCCTTCCTCTCTCCCCTCTGCTTCTTCTTTCCCCGTGTCACTGCATGACTCATGCTTGGGTTCTTCGGGATTGTACACCTGTGGTGGGGATTGCAGCCCGTCTGCCAGAAGATCCCAGGGAAACGCACTGAGCGATCACACAGCCAACACCACCGTTACTAGCACTGCACACCACTTTGCTAATCCTATGCACGTCCATGCACAATGCACGGTGTCTGTGAAGGGAGCTCACAACTACCGGGAGTGCTGTTTGAAG CCTCTGAATGGTCGGATCTCAGAGTCGGACCAGGGGTGGCCAAAGGTTCCTCTTCCTCCGACTGCTTCCATACCCATTCCTCTTTGTAACGGCTGTGGCACGTCCTCTGAAGGCTTTGTTTGCATGTCGTCAACATCCGTGAGCAAGACTGGACCAAAATACG gttCACATGAAAGCAGTGGCCCAGAGAACATTCCTCCTGTGGGTGTATTTTGGGACATTGAGAACTGTAGTGTTCCCAGTGGGCGCTCTGCTGCAGCTGTGGTCCAGCGCATCAGAAGCCGTTTCTTTCAGGGTCACCGTGAGGCAGAATTTATTTGCGTTTGTGACATAAGCAAAGAGAACAAAGCTGTCATCCAGGAGCTCAACAACTGCCAG GTCACTGTCGCACATATTAACGCCACGGCCAAGAACGCAGCAGATGACAAGCTTCGCCAGTGTTTGAGACGCTTTGCTGAGACCCACACTGCCCCTGCAACTGTTGTCTTGGTATCCT CTGATGTGAATTTTGCAAGTGAATTGAGTGACCTTCGTCATCGCCATGGCTTTCAAGTCATTCTGGTCCACGGCAACTATACGTCTTCAGCGCTGCTACAGCATGCTCACACCCATGTGACCTTTCAAGAAGTTACAGCTAACCTACCGATACGTATGACTCCTAAAGTGCAG GAGGCAGGTACATCAGAGGACAGGGTCCGATTGGTGCTTTCTCACCTGGAGAAAGGAAACAACGCTTCCTCTGTGCATCAAAGTAACGGGGAGACTGGGATGCAGGAGCCACCCCCCAAGTCTGGTCTCGTGGGGAAACCTATTCACAGGAACAG AGATGGATCTAGTCCTCGGAAAATAAGTGAATCTTCAGTGGAACGAGGGGAAAGAAAGGCGGCGGACTTCCAGATGAGCACGCCATCCGCCTTCAACAAGTTGAACCTGCAGAGGAGCTTCAGTCCCCTCGTCTTGTCTCAGAGCTCCTGGTCCTCCAG GAGTGCGTCCCCTTGCCTCTCGAGTCGCTCGTCCCCTCTGCTCGCTACCCCACGCAGTCCTAAAGATTCTCTTCAGCCTTTCTCAGGGGGGGCAGAAATCCAGGTTTCCAACCTGGACTACAGGATGTCACGCAAGGATCTGCAGCGGATACTTCACGACACCTTCTCCAGACATGGACAG GTAAAATCTTTGGAGCTCAGTCCTCACACTGACTACCAGCTGAAGGCAACGGTTCAGATGTCGTCCCTGCAGCAGGCCATTAGCGCCGTTAGCGGTTTGCATCGCTACAAGATCGGATGCAAACGCATTCATGTGTCTCTAATCACTGGTGGCTGCAATAAATCTCTTGCTTTGTTCAG caCTGAAATCATCTGCATTCTTCAGGATGCACCAGCTAACTGCCTCCCACTGTTCAAGTTCACAGAAATTTATGAAAAGAA GTATTCCCGTAAACTTATGGTCAACGATCTCTACCGCCTCCCTGAGTTGGTGGCTGTGCGTGAACAGGGCGGCTCGAGACTCGTGTGCCTTCTCTCCACCAGCCAAATACGTCAGAGTCCTCTGGGGTCGTCACTGTCTCAGGATTGTTCCTCCTCCGCTAGCGGGAGCCCCGTAGTCTTCCAGGAGCTGGAGTATCACGAGCCAGTCTGCAGAGACCACTACGCTCAGCAGGACTTCAG TGAAGCTGATTTTGATCCAGACTCGTATAAAATCCCTTTTGTTAAGACGTCTCTGAGCACGTTGGCGTCTGAGGTTCACAGTCTCCTGCAGTCACATGAAGGCACCCTTCCACTGCTCAG tTTTCCAGACTGCTATGCTGCACAGTTCTGCCCTATGCAGCTTGTAAGCGAGTCTTTGGATGGCGGCATTCCTCTGGAGCATCTGATCACCTGTGTGCCCAGTATTACTATAGTCACGGCtcaaaatgggttcaaagtgatcAAGTGGATCCACAATAAGCCTCCGGCTCAAAACTCTG AGCCGTGGGTTTACCACTGCAAAAGCCCCGTCGGCAACCCACAGCTCATTCAGTTCAGTCGGGAGATTATTGACCTGCTCAGGAGTCAGCCATCATGTCTCATGCCAATCAGTAAATTCATACCTTCCTATCATCACCACTTTGCCAAACAGTGCCGCGTTTCTGATTATGGCTTCTCCAAACTGTTGGATCTTCTAGAAGCCGTGCCACACGTCCTGCAG ATCCTTGGAATGGGTACGAAGCGTTTACTGACTCTGACTCACCGAGCTCAAGTGAAGCGTTTCACTCAAGATTTGCTCAAACTGCTGAAATTTCAAGCCAGCAAACAAGTAGCGATCAGAGACTTCATGCAGGCGTACCACTG GTGCTTCTCCAGAGACTGGAGGGTAACGGACTACGGCGTGTGTGACTTGAAAGACTTGCTGACTGAGATACCAgacaccaccatcaccatcacagaCCAGGCCTCAGACATGGTCATTTCTGTCCCTAAGAGAG AGCGTACAGTGGAGGAAATGGAGCGAACGAAGCAGTTTGGTAAGGAGGTGGTGGACCTGCTCCGTCACCAGCCTCACTGTCGAATGCTCTTCAGTAAGTTCATCCCCACCTACCACCATCACTTTGGACGTCAGTGCAAGCTCAGCTACTACGGCTTCACCAAACTGATGGATCTGTTTGAAGCCATTCCTGATATCCTGATG GTGTTGGAGTGTGGTGAGGAGAAGCTGTTGACTCTGACGGAGGTGGAGCAGATCAAGGCTCTGGCGGCTCAGCTGGTTAAATTACTGCGGGCTCAGAAAAGCTCCAGCCTTCCCGTCAGCCAGCTGCTCCCTGAATACAGCAAGACCTTTGGCTACGGCCTACGCCTGCAGGACTACGACGCTAACTCCCTGCTAGCTCTGCTGCACAAACTCTGTCATGTTGTCAAG GTGGTGGACGGCTCTGAGGGTCGAGAAGTGCAGCTGATCAACAGGAAGTCTCTGCGGCTGTTGACGTCCCAGCTTCTGTCTCTGCTCATGTCCCAGGAGGAGGATCAGGTCAGCGAAGGCCTGCAGGTGGATGAGCTGAGCCATCGTTACAAGTGTGTGCACGGATCCCTGCTCAACCCATGTGAATATGGGTTCCTCTCCCTCAGCGAGCTACTCAAGAGTCTGCCCTACCTCGTGGAG CTCTACCTTAAAGAATGTGATGTAAACGGTGAGACTGGAACCAGCACCAGCAGCAGTGGTCACGGCATGGAGTGGGTCAGACTGACCCGGCTCTACCAGTTTGCCCGTCACGTGCGAGCATTGCTCCACACCTACCACTACAACCAGATCTTCATGACTGAGTTCCAGGGAGCCTACGGCAAATTTGTTGGACGAAGCCTCGAGCCACGTTTTTACGGCCACACCAGCACAGATGAGCTGCTCAATGCCATCCCACAG GTAGTCTGGATTAAAGGGCACGGCCAGAAGAGGATTATCGTTCTGAAAAACGATATGAAAG CAAAGCCGAGCTGTTCCCTCCCCAACAGCCCCCGACCAGGAGGAGAGTTCACAGACAGTCCCAGAGACAGTCCCATCAGCACTTCCACGTCTGAAGCTCAGAGCTCAG GTGGTGATATTGCTTCAGATTCAGAGCTTTTGTATCTGAACACACACGAGGACCTGCTGTGTGGTCCCGTACCTTCCTGTTTGCCCTCGCCTCAACTCCACCCCGACCCTGTTGTTCCTCAGCAGAACGACCTGATTCACTTTGAGGAAAAATCTCTCCCACGTTCAACATCATCGG aGAGTGATGAGCCACAGACGTCTGAGGACAATGTATCAGATCATCACGAGGAGCAAAGCAGCTCTGAATTCTCCATCCTCAAATCTCCCCCGACCTCCACCGTGAACAGTCCCAATAGGAGAACGTCACGCAGCAGAATCCGACTGGCCGCTAACTTCTCCTTCACAGCGGCCccctga